A region of the bacterium genome:
TTCGCCTTTGCGCATCGCGGCGGCAGTGTGGATTTCGGAAGCAAGCAGATCTTCATTGACTGCTGCGAACTCGCGGGCGAAATCTTCGCCTACCCAGTTGCGCGCCGTATTGACCATGTCGCTCGTATCCACGAAGTCACGAATGTACTCAGGCATGGTTAGAAAGATCTGATTAAACGAAGTCCAGAAACCTGACAGAATCAGCAGGTAGAGAGCGAACTTCCAATTGCCGAGCTTGAGCGGCTGCATGAGCCAAGACGACGCCAAAGCTTTCTTGGCCCGTGCGCGCAACGGAACATCAAGCAGCAGATTCAACACTACCCACACTGCACCGATGACCAACATTTGATTCCACGAAATGTAACGGCCGGAAATCGCCAGCAGCGTCAGCAGAACAAAGACCAAGAGGAAAAAGCGGCCATTGCCCAGCACCTCCACGATTCCCGACAGCACCTGCTTTATCGAGCGTTTCTCACCGCTGGTGGCTTCGGTAGTCGGCTCTTTATAGAAGAACAGGAGCCAGAAGAAATTGCAGGCGATCCAGAACGAAGAAGCGATGAACACCCAATCCCAACCGTATCTCACTCGCACCATTCCCGCGACGATCGGCCCGATGAATCCGCCGATGTTAACCATCATGTAGAAGATGCCGAAGCCCATGGACGAATTTGTTTCGTCCGTGGTTCGGGCCACCGTTCCCACGACCACCGGTTTGAAAATCGCGGCACCAATGGCAACAAAAAGAAAGGCCATGAAGAAGGCACCGAACGAGTGGAACTGACCGAGCAGGTAGTATCCAGGCACGAGTAGTGTGTAGGCGACGATGAAGGTCTTCTTGTAGCCGAAGCGGTCGCCCAATGCGCCAAACACGACGGGCAGGAGATAGAGAATGAACGGAACGATACCCTGCAACATGCCGCGCTGCTCGGAGGTGAAACCGAGCGCGCCTTCTGCCTTGGAACCGGTGATGTAGAGGGTCGAGACGGCAAAAAAGCCATACCAGGCGAGCCGCTCGAAGATTTCCATCGTGTTGGCGACCCAGAAGCTCTGCGGCAATTTGGAGCGCGGACGCTTGGCCGCGTCAGGGGAGATTGGAGTAGCTGTCATTGAGATACCCGTGTGGGTGAAACGTAGGTTGGCTCAAGATAGGGACTTCGCACCACGAAATCAAACCAGTATGGCCAGGAATCCCGCATTCAAGACGGCTGCCTGCCCCTCAAACCGCCCCTAATGTGACGTTTTCACAATGTGATGGCCCCGTTCTTCGGGCGGGACATGGGGCGTTCATCTGTAAGAACACCTTGAGTAGCGTCTGAAAGCGCTACTCCATGCCACTCTCTCGAAGTCCCGAGCTTGTAGGAAGCCAGGAACGACGGTCAAATCCGCCGGATCCCACGTTCGTCCACGACTCCGCAACAGTCCGACTTGAGGCAAATACCACTCAATACGCTTCAAGGATTCGGGTTTTCTCAACTCTAAATTATGAAAGGAAACAACTTCATTTCCAGTCGATTTCTTAGAAATTCCTCTTAGTAAGCTCGTTCATTTAGCTTGGAAAGAGTTATCGTTTGAAGATAGCTGCATTTGCAAGTTTAGAACTTAGATTTTCGATCACGGGGACTCACAGTTAGAAGCTTGTGGATCTGTGGATTCAGTGCTAGATAAATAGAAAGCGTTGCATCATGCCTTTCGCTCAACTATCGGCACAAACAAGCATTCACATGTCCGCGACACAAATACGAGCCAGACTGCCATTCATCCAGCCGGGAAAGGCCTTCGATGAAAGGTCACGTAAACTCCGAGTCTTCAAGAGAAATGAGATCTTGGTAGTTCGCGGCTGG
Encoded here:
- a CDS encoding MFS transporter; this translates as MTATPISPDAAKRPRSKLPQSFWVANTMEIFERLAWYGFFAVSTLYITGSKAEGALGFTSEQRGMLQGIVPFILYLLPVVFGALGDRFGYKKTFIVAYTLLVPGYYLLGQFHSFGAFFMAFLFVAIGAAIFKPVVVGTVARTTDETNSSMGFGIFYMMVNIGGFIGPIVAGMVRVRYGWDWVFIASSFWIACNFFWLLFFYKEPTTEATSGEKRSIKQVLSGIVEVLGNGRFFLLVFVLLTLLAISGRYISWNQMLVIGAVWVVLNLLLDVPLRARAKKALASSWLMQPLKLGNWKFALYLLILSGFWTSFNQIFLTMPEYIRDFVDTSDMVNTARNWVGEDFAREFAAVNEDLLASEIHTAAAMRKGEVGTMLSAEETAKIRRTLFDFKVRVPEEDIRASIAALPAASNGKEPWSADSAAVKALAHTWAEKYRQVNPEYIINIDAGAIVVFQVLVSFLIGFFPPLSVMVIGIIVSAIGIGMSAWLATGWLVTLAITIFAFGEMIASPKSQEYVGRIAPQQKVAMYMGFYFWTIALGNIFGGRLSGELYGTLARDQGRPDLMWMIFGGLALATAIILVLYDKLILKKGNPE